AAATTATATTTCATCTACATCTCCTTTAATTATATATTATATCATAGAAAAAATAAAAACATTAAACAATTCTAATAAAAAAAGAGCTGTCATAAAATTGAACTGCACCCAAAATCTTGGACACAAAATTGGAGGTACAGTTTTTTTGTGAGTAAACTAATAAGAGAAAATAAAATTGAAATATATGAAAGAAGGTTAAAAGGTAAAACTATTCACGCATTAGCTAAAAAATTTAATAATGTTGAATCTAAAATTAAACATTTCATTGTTTTAATTAGAAAACATGGATACACTATTTTAAGAAATAGTAAAAATAAAGTTTATTCTAAAGATTTTAAATAACAAACAATTAATAGAATTTTAACAATATCTAGCAATTCATCTCCCACTTCTATAAGTGGGAGATGAATTGCTTTTTTCTTGTTTTTTATTAGATATTATGGTATACTAAAAATGATAAAAGATAAAAATAAGGGAGTAGATATAATGAAAACCAAAATAATTAAAAGAGCATATAAATTCAGAATATACCCTACCTTAGAACAAATTAGCTTTTTTACTAAGTCTTTTGGTTGTGTTAGAAAAGTTCATAACCTTATGTTAGATGATAGAAAGAAAGCTTATGAAGAATATAAATCAACAGGAATTAAAACTAAATATCCTACTCCTGCTAAATATAAAGAAGAATATCCTTATCTAAAAGAAGTAGATAGCTTAGCTCTTGCTAATACTCAATTAAATTTAGAAAAAGCCTATAAAAATTTTCTTAAGAATAAAGATTTTGGTTTTCCAAAATATAAATGTAGATCTAATCCAGTACAAAGTTATACTACAAATAATCAAAACACAATATATATTAAAGATGGATATATAAAACTTCCTAAACTAAAATCACTAGTCAAAATCAAATTACATAGAAAAATAAAAGGTATAATCAAATCAGTAACAATAAGTAAAAATAGTATTAACCATTATTTTGCTTCAATATTATGTGAAGAAGAAATAGAAGAATTAGCAAAGACTAATAAAAATATTGGAATAGATTTAGGAATAAAAGAATTTGCAACAATGAGTGATTGTACAAAAGTAGAAAATTTAAAGCTATCAAAAGAATATGAGAAAAAACTGAAAAGAGAACAAAGAAAACTATCAAGAAGATGTAAACTTGCTAAAGATAGCAATAAAAAACTATCAGATAGTAAGAATTATCAAGAGCAAAAGAAAAAAGCAGCAAAAATTCATAATAAAATTAGAAATAAAAGAAAAGACTTTATAAATAAGTTGAGTACAAAAGTTATCAATAACCACGATATAATTTGTATAGAAGACTTAAATATAAAAGGAATGTTAAAAAATCACAAATTAGCAAAAAGTATATCAGATGTAAGTTGGAGTGAATTTGTAAGACAACTAGAATATAAAGCAAATTGGTATGGAAGAAAGATTGTAAAAATAGCTACATTTTATCCAAGTAGTAAGACTTGTTCTAGTTGTGGTAATATAAAAGCAACTCTAAAATTATCAGAAAGAATATATCATTGTGAATGTTGTGGACTAGAAATAGACAGAGATTATAATGCAAGTATAAATATATTAAGAAAGGGTTTAGAAATATTAAAAGAAGAAAAAGTAAGTTAAGAAAAATATCAGGGTAGGGACTAT
This Fusobacterium animalis 7_1 DNA region includes the following protein-coding sequences:
- the tnpB gene encoding IS200/IS605 family element RNA-guided endonuclease TnpB — its product is MKTKIIKRAYKFRIYPTLEQISFFTKSFGCVRKVHNLMLDDRKKAYEEYKSTGIKTKYPTPAKYKEEYPYLKEVDSLALANTQLNLEKAYKNFLKNKDFGFPKYKCRSNPVQSYTTNNQNTIYIKDGYIKLPKLKSLVKIKLHRKIKGIIKSVTISKNSINHYFASILCEEEIEELAKTNKNIGIDLGIKEFATMSDCTKVENLKLSKEYEKKLKREQRKLSRRCKLAKDSNKKLSDSKNYQEQKKKAAKIHNKIRNKRKDFINKLSTKVINNHDIICIEDLNIKGMLKNHKLAKSISDVSWSEFVRQLEYKANWYGRKIVKIATFYPSSKTCSSCGNIKATLKLSERIYHCECCGLEIDRDYNASINILRKGLEILKEEKVS